The genomic window AGTTCCGGGTGCTGTTCGCCTCGCCCGGCGCCGAGGTCCTCAACGCGCCGGACAACATGTGCGTCAGCCCGCGCGGCGGCCTGGTGCTCTGCGAGGACGGCAGCGGCACCGAATACGTCCACGGGCTGACCACGGACGGCGAGATCTTCCGCTTCGCCACCAACACCGTGGACCTGCGCGGCGGGACCGCAGGCAAGAACGTCCCGGCGGCCGACCACCGGGGCTCGGAGTGGGCCGGCTCGGTGTTCGAGCCGAAGAACGGCAACTGGCTGTTCGTGAACATCCAGACCCCGGGCATCACGTTCGCGATCACCGGCCCCTGGACCCAGGGCGCCTTGTAGCCTTCAGCCGGGAACAAGACAGCGCGCGTCGAGGCTCCATACACCCAGCCCCGCCTCACCAGCGGAGACGGGCAGCAGCCTCGACGCGCTCCTCCAACGCCCCCACCCGGCCGAGAAAACCATCGAAGTCACCTTCGACTGCTCATCCAGACCCAGGTCACCGAGATGACGGTCAAGGCCGGACAGAGCGCACCGCGGCTCTCATCAACGGCCCGGGCAACCGCCTGAAGAACCGCCTCAAGGCCATCGAGCCCGAGATTCGAAACCGCCCGACACAGCCGCCCACTGAACACCGCACCCGGGTCCCAGCCGGCCCGGCGGGCCATCACGGACGCGGCCCACGCCGTGTCTCCGGGTACAGCGGGGGCGGCGGCGCCCGCGCTCGTTGCACTGCTCGTACCGGCGCCGGTTGTCGCGGACGTTCCCGCTGCTCAAGAAGTCAACGTCACCAATGGGTGCTCCCCCGAGCCCTTCCCCGACAACGCCGTAGAGCGATCCTGCCCTTCCACCGCCCCCCACCGACCTCGGACCACGCGTACGCCCGCCGGCCAGGAAGACAAACCCGGCATGGCGACAAGGTCTCCCCCGCTCGGGCAGCGTCGGCTTCGGTCGTATACGCCGTTCCGAAAAGGCGCATCCCGCTCAGAGAAACGGTCCTTGCGGAATAGGATCTCCCTCACGTTGAGCTGAGCGTATGCCGTGCCATCAGGGGGCCTGTTGCCGCGCAAAATATCCGAAGCCGAGGCCGTCGAGGCCATGACACGTCGCGGAGCGCGCCCCGTCGAACCCTTCCCAGGGACCCAACATCCGTGGAAATGCCGCTGCTTGACCTGTAACGAGGTGAGCGCGCCGCGCTACAACGACGTCGTGAACAAAGGAACCGGGGTCTGCAACAAGACCTGCCGCTCACTCAAGATCGCCGCCAAGCTCACCCGTGACGGGGCGAAGGCCGCCGCCGTCATGCTCGAGTGGGGATGGGAGCCCCTTGACGGCTATCCGGGAGCGGGCAAGCCCTGGCCGGCCAGGTGCATCCACTGCGGGGCGATCAAGATCAAGAAGCTGTCGCACGTTCAGAACGGCCGCGGCGGCTGCACCCACTGCGCCGGACGTGACGTCACCGATGAGTCCGCACGCAAGCTGATGCGTGCGGCCGATCTGGAGCCGCTCATCGCCTATCCGGGTTCACTGCAGCCATGGCTGTCTCGCTGCCTGCGCTGCACTCACGTCGGAACGCCTACGTACGCGAAGGTCCACGCCCGTGGTCACCAATGCTGGTCGTGCCGCTCGGAAAAGATCGCAGACGCCCTGCGACTCGACGACGAGGTGGCCATCTCCAGCATGCTGGAAAAGGACCTCGAACCGCTTGTGCCGTATCCCGGCAACACGGAACTCCCCTGGAAATCACGCTGCATGACCTGCGAGACGGTCCTGGACCCGGGACCGACGCTGCACAACATCCGAGGTCCGCAGGGTGGCTGTCCCACCTGCGCGGAGCGTGGCATCAACCCCGCTCGGCCGGGCTACCTCTACCTCGTCGTCCACGAGGGTCACCGTGCTCTGAAGTGGGGCATCGCCAACATCGAACAGCGCATCACCCAGCACCTCTCCCAAGGCTGGCAGTTGGTCGCACGATGGAAATTCGATCTCACCGGTGACGCCTGGGCGTTCGAGCGCCAGATCAAGATGTGGATCCGGGGCCAGGGCATCCCTCGGGCACTGACCTCCGACCAGATGAAGTACCGCGGACATACAGAGACCGCCTTCCTCGCCGATATCGACCTTCACCTGGTGCGCCAGCACATCGAATCCCTGATCGGCCGCCGCCCCGATGAACCACCGCAGCTGTAGCGCGACGAGTATCACGCGTCTCGCGTCACCACGCAGAAGGGTGCCTGCTTCATCGCCGGCCTCTGCTCCGCAGGCTCCTGCGAACGCATCCGCCGTCCTACTCCAGCATCTCCCCGCGCTCTTTCAGCTGCCCGCCCTGGGGCCCGGCCGAGCCGCCTGGCGGTGCGACGTCCCCTTGCGGCGTCGAGCTCGACGCTCACCAGGAAGTCAGATGTCCTGCGAGTTCCCGAGTTGGTTCGCTGACGTCACGCAGGAATCAGCGGAAGCCCTGCAGCGCTGGCGACCGGCTCACACACCGTCAGACGCGGCCCAAGACCTGGAGCGGTGCAAGACGTTCCGGGCCGCGTTGTGGTCTGCGTTGCCGGACCATCCGCAGCCGGGGTTCTTGCACACGAACAGGGCCCTGGGTCTCCCGGCTGCCGGGGGTGGTCTCGGTGTGCATCCCGAGGCCCTGCGCGGCTGGATCCGGCAGGCCGAGGCCGATGCCGGCGAGCGGGATGACCGGCTGACTTGCCTGGACCTCAGCCGAGTTTCTTGAGCATCTTGACGGAGGTCGTCCCGTAGCCGAGCGACTCGTAAAGGCCGCGGGCACCCGTGTTGAACCCGAAGACACTGAGGCCGAGAGTATGAGCGCCCTGCGCCCGGGCGTATTCCTCGCCGAGGACCATGGCCGTGCGCCCGAGGCCCCGACCACGCTTCTCAGCGTCGATCACGATGTCCCAGATCCACCAGGCGCCGGCGTCGTCGCTCGTGTCTGGTCCGGTCCAGAGGTAACCGACGGTTGCCCCGGCGTCATCGACCACGTCGAAGACCACGTGCCCCGGACCCGGTGCACCAGAGGGAAACGAGCGAGCCATGCTTTCGTCCGCATGCCGGTAGGCATCCTCGGGCGTCTGCCCCATGACGACAAGATCATTGGCGTACTCATCCCGACTGCGTTCGAGCCACGCAGGGAAAAACCGCGCGTCCAAGCGGCGAAGGGCTCCAGGCATCGGATCAGCCTCCCACACCGCCGATGTTGGACGGCCTCGTCCCCGCGTAACGCTCACACACACGCTCAACAGGGCAAACGTTGCCTGCCACGGCACTAGCACGCCGAGGTGACGGGGTGGGGCGAAGTTGCGCCACCACTGCTTGCCGGCGGCGTGACCCGCCAGTACCACGAGCTGGTAGCCCTCGCGCGCGTACAGAACCGGCAGTGTCATCTGGCACCCGGTGCGACGCCCCAGGAGCGACAGCGCACACAGCCCGGCCCATACCGCGTGCCACCGCGATCGCAGCAGCGCCAGCACGCTGCTGTTGACCGCGACGGTCGGCGTACCGCAGCGTCTGAGCCAGTCGCCGGAACGCTCCCTGCATCCATGTCCCCAGGGTCTGTGCGATCCCGCCGCCCCGGCCAGGGCCGTTCGTCTCCGAGGAGCGGCCGAACGGCATCCACGCCGCGGGGCGGCTGTGAACGCCCCCGGGAGGGGGTGCGGTGGGCGGCGCCCGCTGGGATCTCACGCCGCGCATCGTTCCCACACGTCAAAGGGTCATAGGATCTGAGGCGGCCATCTAACACAGGCGTTCGGGTGCCGGCAGGGCCGTTCGGGCATGATGAGGAGGTGCCAACGGCACCTTTTCCGGAGGGAGCGGGAATGGCGGAGAGTCCAGCACAGGGGCGCAGGGGCGGCCCGGCGGCGCCCCAGTTGCGGCTGGATGAATTGCTGGAGGGCCTGCAGGCGCAGGTGGAGCAGGTCCGCGCGGCCCGGGACCGGGTACACACGCTGCTGGACGCGGTCCTCACCATCGGCACTGATCTGGATCTCGACGTTGTACTGCGGCGGATCACCGAGTCCGCGGTCACCCTGGTGGACGCCCAGTACGGGGCCCTCGGCGTGCTGGGCGAGGAAGGGAAGATCCGGCAGTTCATCACGGTCGGCATGGACGAGGACACCATCCGTACCATCGGCCACTATCCCGAGGGTCAGGGCATCCTGGGGCTCCTGATCAAGGAGCCGGAGCCGCTGCGCCTGGCCAACCTTGGCCGCCACCCCGACTCGGTCGGCTTCCCCGCGGGACATCCGCCGATGACCACCTTCCTGGGCGCGCCGGTGCGCGTGCGCGACCAGGTCTTCGGAAACCTGTATCTGACCGACAAGCGCGGCGGAGCGGAGTTCGATGACGATGACGAGGCGGTGCTGCGTACGCTCGCGGCCGCGGCCGGTGTGGCCGTCGACAACGCCCGCCTGTACGAGGGCTCCCGGCGCCGGGAGCAGTGGCTGGCGGCGAGCAGCGAACTCACCCGCAGCCTGCTGTCGGGCACCGACCCGGACCGGGTTCTGCATCAGGTCGCCGCAGCCGCCAGACAGCTGTCCGGCGCCGACCTGGTGACGCTGGCCGTACGGTTCGACGGCGGCGAGGAGCTGGTGATCGAGGCCGCGGACGGCGAGGGCGCCGAGCAGGTGCGAGGACTGGTCCTGCCGGCCACCACACTGGCCGCGAAGGTCTACCAGTCCAACCAGCGGATCAGCAGCAGTGCGCTGTCCGCCGAGCCGCAGGCCGGTGGCGGTTCAGCGGCACAGCTCGGCCTGGGACCGGGGTTCCTGCTCCCACTGGGCGGCGGCGAGAACGTGCGCGGAGTTTTGCAGGTTGCCAACCTGCCCGGCGGTACGGAGTTCTCCGACGCCACCATGGCCATGATCGACAGCTTCGCCGACCAGGCCGCACTCGCCCTGGAGATCGCCGAGCACCGGCGCGAGGCCGAGCACCTCGTGGTCCTGACCGACCGCGACCGCATCGCCCGCGACCTGCACGACCTTGCCATCCAACGGCTGTTCGCCTCCGGACTGACCCTCAATTCCGTACTCGGCCGGATTTCCGACCGGCCCGAGGTGGCCGAGCGCGTCCAGCGCGTGGTCGACGACCTCGACGACACCATCAAGACCGTACGAGGCACGATCTACGCGCTACACGAGCGCGACCGCTCCGACAGCCGCGGCGGGCTGCGCTCAAGGCTTCTGGCCGAGACCGACCAGGCCGCCGACGTGCTCGGCTTCACTCCCGCGCTGCGCATGACCGGCCTGCTGGACACCGCCGTACCCGCGGACCATGCCGACCACCTGCTCGCCGTGCTGCGCGAGACGCTCTCCAACGCCGCCCGGCACGCGCACGCCACCGGCGTCGAGGTCACCGCCGAGACGGACGGTCGGCGGCTCCACCTGCGCGTCGCTGACAACGGCGGCGGCATCGACCCGGCCGTCACCCGGCGCAGCGGCCTGGACAACCTCGGTCGGCGCGCCACCGACCTCGGCGGCAGCTTCACTCTCACGCCGAACGAACCCACCGGCACCATCGCGGAATGGACCGTGCCTCTCCCCACGCAGACGGACGCCTGAGCCCCAGGGGCCGGGGGGCGGGACCAACTCGCTCCCTCCTTGGTGCCGTTCGGCCCAACGACGAGGGCCGGTTGCCTCGCGCCCGGTCTCATCGCCATACGTCACCGTGGAGGCGCACACTCGCCCCTGGTCCGGCTGAGCTGTCCGAGACATGCCGGGCCCCACCCACGGGATGGCAACGATGAGCCCCTTCCGGGACACAGAAGGAATACCAGCCAGGTCGGCGCCGCCCCCTGCCCCGGTCAAGGCGCGTGCCGCCACGATAGGGACGGCACTGAAGTGGGCCGTTCCCGTGGCCGCGGGTCTGACCGTCTACCTGCTACCGCAGCCGGACGGAATCAAGGCCGGCGGGTGGGCGGTACTCGCCATCTTCACCGGCACCGTACTGGGCCTGATCCTGCAGCCGCTCCCGCTCGGCGCGGTCGCCCTCGTCGGCCTGACAGCGGCGATGATCACCGGCACGCTGGAGCCGGACGTCGCGCTCGGCGGCTTCTCCGAGCCGACCATCTGGCTGATCGTGGCCGCGTTCTTCATCTCGCTGGGATTCACCAAGACCGGCCTCGGCCGACGCATCGCCCTGCTGTTCGTCCGTGCCCTGGGCCGCAGCAGCCTGGGACTGGCCTACGGCATCACCCTGACCGACCTGGTGCTCGCCCCGGCCACCCCGAGCAACACCGCCCGATCCGGCGGCGTCATCAACCCCGTCATCGGCTCGCTCAGCACCAACGCCGGCTCGCACCCCGGCGACGAAAGCCGCCGCAAGCTCGGCGCCTACCTCAGCGTGACCGCCATGCAGATCAACACGGTCACCAGCGCCATGTTCCTGACCTCCATGGCCGCCAACCCCCTGGTGCAAAAGCTCGCCGCCGACCACGGCATCGCCCTCACCTGGAGCTCCTGGGCGCTCGCGGCACTCGTGCCCGGACTGGTGGCCCTGTTGGTGCTCCCGGCGCTGCTGTACCGCGTCTTCCCGCCTGCCGTCCGCGCCACCCCCGAAGCCCCGGCCCAGGCCCGCGCTCAGCTCGCCGAGCTGGGCCGGATGTCCCGTCAGGAATGGACCATGGCAGGCGTCTTCGTCCTGCTGCTCCTGCTGTGGTCGGTCGGCGGTCAGGTCTGGGACCTGTCCGCCACCGTCTCCGCTTTCACCGGCGTGGCACTGCTGCTCGTCACCGGCGTACTGACCTGGGGCGACCTGGCCGCGGAGAAGGCGGCCTGGACCACCCTGGTGTGGTTCGCCGTCCTGGTGATGTTGGCCGGCCAGCTCCAGGAACTCGGCGTGATCGGCTGGTTCAGCGACGCGATCACCGATGCCACCTCAGGCGTGGGCTGGCGGACCGCTTTCGTGATCCTGACGCTGGTCTACCTGTTCTCCCATTACCTGTTCGCCTCCAACACCGCGCACGTGGCCGCGATGTACGCCGCCTTCCTGGCGGCCGCCACCGCCACCGGCGCCCCGCCGGTGATGGCCGCCCTGGTGCTCGGCTTCATCAGCTCCCTGTACGGCGGCCTCACCCACTACGCCTCCGGGCCGGCCCCCGTCCTCTTCGGCGGCGGGTACGTCACCCTCGCCGAATGGTGGCGCACCGGGCTGATCGCCGCCGGCGCCAACATCGTGATCTGGATGGGCGTGGGAGCCGTCTGGCTCAAGGTCCTGGGGCACTGGTGAGCAACACGACCAACCGACCTGGTGCGTAGTCCTCCCGGCCCGTTCTGCTTGCGGAACGGGCCGGAGACCTGGGCAGAAGTCGTCGGACAGCAAGAAGCCGCGAACGAGGCCAGGAGGGGCCGCGTCGACTGAATGCCGCGAAAAGGCCGATGAGGGAACGGAAGCAACCTCAGCATGACGTACTCAAGTTGCCGGTAACTGCCGTATCTGACGTGCCGCCCCGACCAGCCCCGACTGTCGGCACCAGCGCATCACTCGGCCGACACAGGTCTGTCTCCGACGTCGTGGCTGCCCGCCGCCACCCTTGTGGCGCGGGTACTCCGGCCCCCGCTCCTCGGCGTTGGCGGCGAACCGGCGCCGGTCTCGCCGTAGCGGTC from Streptomyces sp. DSM 40750 includes these protein-coding regions:
- a CDS encoding GNAT family N-acetyltransferase; this translates as MLALLRSRWHAVWAGLCALSLLGRRTGCQMTLPVLYAREGYQLVVLAGHAAGKQWWRNFAPPRHLGVLVPWQATFALLSVCVSVTRGRGRPTSAVWEADPMPGALRRLDARFFPAWLERSRDEYANDLVVMGQTPEDAYRHADESMARSFPSGAPGPGHVVFDVVDDAGATVGYLWTGPDTSDDAGAWWIWDIVIDAEKRGRGLGRTAMVLGEEYARAQGAHTLGLSVFGFNTGARGLYESLGYGTTSVKMLKKLG
- a CDS encoding sensor histidine kinase; translated protein: MAESPAQGRRGGPAAPQLRLDELLEGLQAQVEQVRAARDRVHTLLDAVLTIGTDLDLDVVLRRITESAVTLVDAQYGALGVLGEEGKIRQFITVGMDEDTIRTIGHYPEGQGILGLLIKEPEPLRLANLGRHPDSVGFPAGHPPMTTFLGAPVRVRDQVFGNLYLTDKRGGAEFDDDDEAVLRTLAAAAGVAVDNARLYEGSRRREQWLAASSELTRSLLSGTDPDRVLHQVAAAARQLSGADLVTLAVRFDGGEELVIEAADGEGAEQVRGLVLPATTLAAKVYQSNQRISSSALSAEPQAGGGSAAQLGLGPGFLLPLGGGENVRGVLQVANLPGGTEFSDATMAMIDSFADQAALALEIAEHRREAEHLVVLTDRDRIARDLHDLAIQRLFASGLTLNSVLGRISDRPEVAERVQRVVDDLDDTIKTVRGTIYALHERDRSDSRGGLRSRLLAETDQAADVLGFTPALRMTGLLDTAVPADHADHLLAVLRETLSNAARHAHATGVEVTAETDGRRLHLRVADNGGGIDPAVTRRSGLDNLGRRATDLGGSFTLTPNEPTGTIAEWTVPLPTQTDA
- a CDS encoding anion permease, with translation MKWAVPVAAGLTVYLLPQPDGIKAGGWAVLAIFTGTVLGLILQPLPLGAVALVGLTAAMITGTLEPDVALGGFSEPTIWLIVAAFFISLGFTKTGLGRRIALLFVRALGRSSLGLAYGITLTDLVLAPATPSNTARSGGVINPVIGSLSTNAGSHPGDESRRKLGAYLSVTAMQINTVTSAMFLTSMAANPLVQKLAADHGIALTWSSWALAALVPGLVALLVLPALLYRVFPPAVRATPEAPAQARAQLAELGRMSRQEWTMAGVFVLLLLLWSVGGQVWDLSATVSAFTGVALLLVTGVLTWGDLAAEKAAWTTLVWFAVLVMLAGQLQELGVIGWFSDAITDATSGVGWRTAFVILTLVYLFSHYLFASNTAHVAAMYAAFLAAATATGAPPVMAALVLGFISSLYGGLTHYASGPAPVLFGGGYVTLAEWWRTGLIAAGANIVIWMGVGAVWLKVLGHW